From a single Apium graveolens cultivar Ventura chromosome 2, ASM990537v1, whole genome shotgun sequence genomic region:
- the LOC141707736 gene encoding putative membrane-associated kinase regulator 4, which translates to MAANFDSCNHADEDYIDMAVSSNSSVFCHAMSSPPHSREFEFQMFPSFSESDTTTSPADELFYKGKLLPLHLPPRLQMVEKLLQNANSYDKYAYSYDKYADSFDEFFSTPLENTTPASTTPFESCNISPYESCQVSQELMPDEYLYEYSTEASDFIADHQKKSWTRKLKLIKQSSLGSRMKASHTYLKSLFNKSGCSNECSAAASIGERAIPMAKECANNYRKVEREALGKIHTSKYKMSTKRSIKNGQNPENGIGHHRRSFTCAIKRLSTTTSSSFSSSVGSLSSSSSSTSNGFPESQSFKLNGSTYSDIENSIQSAIAHCKSSQQLFHSRKDLSDMESYTFPSSRITYEDRERYELCQV; encoded by the coding sequence ATGGCAGCAAATTTCGATTCATGCAACCATGCAGATGAAGATTATATTGATATGGCAGTGAGCTCAAATAGCAGTGTTTTCTGCCATGCCATGAGCTCTCCTCCGCATTCCAGGGAATTTGAATTCCAGATGTTCCCCAGCTTTTCAGAAAGCGACACAACTACTTCTCCAGCTGATGAACTCTTCTACAAAGGGAAGCTTCTTCCACTTCACCTCCCACCGCGTTTACAGATGGTTGAAAAATTGCTGCAGAATGCCAACTCCTATGATAAATATGCCTACTCCTATGATAAATATGCAGATTCTTTTGATGAGTTTTTTAGCACTCCATTAGAAAATACCACCCCTGCAAGCACCACCCCCTTTGAATCCTGTAATATCTCACCATACGAATCTTGTCAGGTTAGTCAAGAACTAATGCCTGATGAGTATTTATACGAGTATTCTACTGAAGCAAGTGATTTCATTGCTGATCACCAGAAAAAGTCATGGACAAGAAAACTTAAGTTAATCAAGCAGTCGTCCCTTGGTTCAAGGATGAAGGCTTCCCATACTTATCTGAAATCTTTGTTTAATAAGTCTGGATGTTCAAATGAGTGTTCTGCAGCAGCTTCAATAGGAGAACGAGCAATTCCTATGGCAAAAGAATGTGCAAACAATTATAGAAAAGTCGAAAGAGAAGCACTTGGAAAAATACATACAAGCAAATACAAAATGTCAACCAAGAGGAGCATTAAGAATGGACAAAATCCTGAGAATGGTATTGGTCATCATAGAAGATCATTCACTTGTGCTATCAAGCGGCTTTCAACAACTACGTCTTCATCTTTTTCATCTTCAGTTGGCTCTTTGTCGTCGTCAAGTTCAAGTACTTCAAATGGGTTTCCAGAATCACAATCATTCAAGCTAAATGGCAGTACATATTCAGATATTGAAAATTCAATACAGAGTGCAATTGCTCATTGCAAGAGTTCTCAGCAGCTGTTTCATTCGAGAAAAGATTTAAGTGATATGGAATCATATACGTTCCCCTCTTCTAGGATTACGTATGAGGACAGAGAGAGATATGAACTTTGCCAGGTCTAA
- the LOC141707738 gene encoding chalcone--flavanone isomerase-like produces the protein MTLPNSTPHLTKFITNCTYLHTNTILLFLNFICNFTASAFPHTLHVTSTMSPSVTEIQVENHVFPSTVKPPGTCHSFFLAGAGVRGMEIQGKFIKFTAIGVYLEDSAIPSLTVKWKGKTADQLTKSVPFFDDIVTGPFEKFTRVTTILPLTGKQYSEKVAENCVAHWKAIGSYTDEEAKAIDKFLEVFKDENFPPGSSILFTQSSAGSLTIGFSKDSSIPEDGKAVIDNKQLAEAILDSIIGEHGVSPDAKHSLAVRLSDLLKA, from the exons ATGACATTACCCAACTCTACTCCACATCTCACTAAATTTATTACAAACTGTACCTATTTACACACAAACACAATACTGCTATTTCTAAATTTCATTTGTAACTTCACTGCCTCTGCTTTTCCTCACACTCTGCACGTTACTTCTACCATGTCTCCTTCCGTTACTGAAATTCAGGTCGAAAATCATGTTTTTCCGTCCACGGTCAAACCTCCCGGCACTTGTCATTCCTTCTTCCTTGCCGGCGCAG GTGTAAGAGGCATGGAAATTCAGGGGAAGTTCATTAAATTTACGGCCATAGGTGTGTACTTAGAGGATTCTGCAATTCCTTCACTCACGGTTAAGTGGAAGGGCAAGACGGCAGACCAGTTGACGAAATCCGTCCCTTTCTTCGATGACATCGTTACTG GTCCCTTCGAGAAGTTTACACGTGTAACGACGATTTTGCCTTTAACTGGCAAACAATATTCAGAGAAAGTCGCAGAAAACTGTGTTGCTCATTGGAAAGCAATTGGTAGCTATACTGATGAAGAGGCAAAAGCCATTGACAAGTTTCTTGAAGTTTTCAAAGATGAAAATTTTCCTCCGGGCTCCTCAATCCTCTTCACACAATCATCTGCTGGATCATTGACC ATCGGCTTCTCCAAGGATTCATCTATACCAGAAGACGGCAAAGCTGTGATAGACAATAAACAATTGGCAGAAGCAATATTGGACTCAATCATTGGGGAGCATGGTGTTTCCCCAGATGCAAAGCACAGTTTGGCGGTAAGGCTTTCAGACTTGTTAAAGGCTTGA
- the LOC141707739 gene encoding zinc finger BED domain-containing protein DAYSLEEPER-like produces the protein MSSPSINIVEPEISEVPQTVPHVATGSNADNHMAEATGQGTEPQCPQPRSTKKRGQRSDIWKIFTMNPIDDTKAICNYCKKVYVYETKNGTSSLWHHANQCVKNPNKKANKNQPMLTFEKKKEGTGGTLKSHTFNFEKCRKALAEMVIIDEYPFRMVEGQGFVKYTNCLEPRFVLPSRWTVARDCIKVYKEEKKKLKSVIKGKRISMTTDCWTSNQKINYMCLTAHWIGDDWILQKKILNFRQVVSHKGFVLGKVIEKCLLEWGIDNILSLTVDNATSNNDLVKYLATKTKKWNSCIVENEFLHVRCAAHILNLVVRDGLEEEIASVEAIRNAVKYVRSSPARLDTFKRCVEIEKIKSKSLPSMDVDTRWNSTYLMLESSVDFEKAFERLEEEDKGYKTYFEKKTRGPPKKDDWAAARMFVQFLKLFYDCTISFSSSLSITSNLFFNEMLQVHDMIKWMISSSSDVTLTNMAKEMKNKYDKYWGNYNNINYLLFVSVILDPRYKMKYVEWNIKRLCDYDFGKSSYITSRVRETLDKLFRYYESINSRPNTSFMDNRGGAEEKETPTGLDMYAILMLERSRAYENDMMAEESDNNKSELEIYFLDRFDPQVKELDVLLWWKVNAVKYPILSKMACDVLAVPVSTVSSESAFSTGSRVIDNFRTSLLPKTVETLLCAQSWLKTPKQPVQLREMLLDLEKYEEIAQDLDEAVEAGEKDGI, from the exons ATGTCGAGTCCATCGATTAATATTGTGGAACCTGAAATCAGTGAAGTTCCCCAGACTGTACCTCATGTCGCCACTGGATCAAATGCTGATAATCACATGGCAGAAGCAACAGGTCAAGGAACTGAGCCACAATGTCCGCAACCTCGATCTACAAAAAAAAGAGGGCAAAGGTCAGATATTTGGAAAATATTTACCATGAATCCAATTGATGATACGAAAGCTATTTGTAATTATTGTAAGAAGGTCTATGTTTATGAAACAAAAAATGGAACTAGTAGCTTATGGCACCACGCAAACCAGTGTGTCAAGAATCCTAACAAAAAGGCAAACAAAAATCAGCCTATGCTTACATTTGAAAAGAAAAAGGAGGGAACAGGTGGCACCCTTAAGTCCCATacttttaattttgaaaaatgtaGAAAAGCATTAGCAGAAATGGTAATAATCGATGAGTACCCTTTCCGAATGGTTGAAGGTCAAGGCTTTGTCAAATATACTAATTGCTTAGAGCCTAGGTTTGTCCTTCCATCCAGGTGGACTGTGGCGCGGGATTGCATTAAAGTTTATaaggaagaaaagaaaaaattaaaGAGTGTAATTAAAGGGAAGCGTATAAGTATGACCACAGATTGTTGGACTTCTAATCAGAAGATTAATTATATGTGTTTAACTGCCCATTGGATAGGTGATGACTGGATACTAcaaaaaaaaattctgaattttCGGCAAGTTGTAAGTCATAAGGGTTTTGTACTAGGTAAAGTGATTGAGAAATGCTTGTTAGAGTGGGGGATTGATAACATATTGTCATTGACAGTTGATAATGCAACGTCAAATAATGATCTTGTTAAGTACTTGGCAACCAAGACAAAAAAATGGAACTCTTGTATTGTAGAGAATGAGTTTCTACATGTTAGATGTGCTGCACACATCCTAAATTTGGTTGTAAGGGATGGCTTAGAAGAAGAAATCGCATCTGTGGAAGCAATTAGGAATGCTGTTAAGTATGTGCGTTCTTCGCCGGCTAGGTTGGATACatttaaaaggtgtgttgagattGAAAAAATTAAATCTAAGTCTCTCCCATCTATGGATGTAGACACTAGGTGGAATTCCACCTATCTAATGTTGGAGAGTTCGGTTGATTTCGAAAAGGCATTTGAGAGACTTGAAGAAGAAGATAAGGGATATAAGacttattttgaaaaaaaaactaGAGGACCGCCTAAAAAGGATGATTGGGCAGCTGCTAGGATGTTTGTTCAGTTTTTAAAACTCTTTTATGATTGCACTATCTCTTTTTCAAGTTCATTATCCATCACGTCTAACTTGTTCTTTAATGAAATGCTTCAAGTGCATGATATGATAAAATGGATGATCAGCTCAAGTAGTGATGTGACTTTGACGAATATGGCCAAAGAAATGAAAAACAAGTACGATAAGTATTGGGGAAATTATAATAATATCAATTACTTGTTATTTGTTTCTGTTATTTTGGATCCAAGGTACAAAATGAAATATGTCGAATGGAACATAAAGAGGTTGTGTGATTATGATTTTGGAAAAAGTAGTTATATAACTAGTAGAGTGAGAGAAACACTCGACAAGTTATTTAGGTACTATGAATCCATTAATTCTCGTCCCAACACAAGTTTCATGGATAATAGAGGAGGTGCAGAAGAAAAAGAAACACCTACTGGCCTAGATATGTATGCGATTTTGATGTTAGAAAGGTCAAGGGCATATGAGAATGATATGATGGCAGAAGAATCAGACAATAACAAGTCTGAGTTAGAAATATACTTCTTGGACAGATTTGATCCCCAAGTGAAGGAGCTAGATGTGCTTTTATGGTGGAAGGTTAATGCTGTCAAATATCCCATTCTTTCAAAAATGGCATGTGATGTGCTGGCTGTTCCGGTATCGACAGTGTCATCAGAATCTGCATTCTCTACTGGTAGCAGGGTCATTGACAATTTTCGGACTAGTTTACTCCCCAAAACAGTGGAAACATTACTTTGCGCTCAGAGTTGGTTAAAGACCCCAAAACAGCCTGTACAACTCCGTGAAATGCTTCTAGACTTGGAAAAATATGAAGAAATAGCGCAAG ATTTAGATGAGGCTGTTGAGGCCGGTGAAAAAGATGGTATTTAA